Below is a window of Streptomyces sp. NBC_00223 DNA.
CCGGCCTCGGCGAGCCGCCCGGCGGCCTGCGCGGGCGCGTCCGGGACGGCGACGATCGCCGAGTCCCCCGGCACCGGGGTGAAGCCCAGCTCCGTGAGCCCCGCGCGCAGCCGCCCGGCCAGCGCCACGTCGTGCGCGTGGATCGCCGCCACGCCCAGCTCCTCGACGAGCGAGAGCGAGGCCGCCGCCCCGACGAAGGGCAGATACGCCGGCCGCGCGTCGAACCGCCGGGCCCCGGGCGCCAGCCGATCCACCGGCCCGTAGCAGGACTCCCACGGATCGTCGCCCGCGTACCACCCGGCGAACGCGGGGGACAGCGTCGGCTCGGCGCCCTCCCGTACGGTCAGGAAGCAGGCACCGTGCGGGCTGACCATCCACTTGTAGCCATGGCAGATCACATAGTCGTACTCGTCCGCCCGCAGCGGCAGCCACCCCGCCGACTGGGTCGCGTCGAGCAGCACCCGGGCCCCGTACGCCCTCGCCGCCGCCCGGATCGCGGGCAGATCGGCCGGCCGTCCGTCAGCCGACTGCACGGAGCTGACCGCGACCAGTGCCGTCTCCGGCCGTACCGCCTCGGCGACCCGGGACAGCGGCACGGTCCGCAGCACCAGATCGGGCCGGGCCGCGAACGGCTGCACCACCGAGCTGAACTCCCCCTCCGCGGTCAGCACCTCGGCCCCCGCCGGCAGATGCGCGGCGATCAGTCCGACCCCGCCCGCGACCGTGCCGGCCAGCGCCACCCGCTCCACCGCCACCCCGGTGATCCGGGCGTACGCGGCCCGGCTCGCGGCGACCGACTCCTCGTACACGTCGAGGCGGGGGCGCCCGTCGGCCCAGGCGTCCAGGGCCCGGCGCAGCGCGGCGATCGTACGGGCCGGGGCGAGGCCGAGCGTGGCGGTGTTGAGATAGCCGGGCGCGATGTCCGCGTACTCGGCGCGGACGGCCTCCCGGAAGGCGGCTTCGGCGGCGCGGGCCGCCGCGGTGGCCCCCGCGGCTGTGGCGGTGCCGGGGGCCGCGGCTCGCGGAGCCGCGCTGGAGATGCCGGAGCCCGTGGCGAACGTGAGCGATTCGTTGGCGTCCATGCGGCTCAGCCTGACCGCCCCTCGCCTCAAAGTCCATCGTTGATATCTGTCGAGTATCCCTAAGGATCGCTTATGGTGAACGTATGATCGAGCCACGCCATCTCCGCGTCCTGCGCGCGGTGGCCCGTACCGGCTCCTTCTCCGCCGCCGCCCGCGAGCTGGGCCTCACCCAGCCCGCCGTGAGCCAGCAGATGAAGGCGCTCGAACACTCCGTCGGCACCCCGCTGCTGGTCCGCGGCCCCCGCGAGATGCGGCTGACCGAGGCGGGCGAGGCCCTGGTGCGGCACGCGGTCGGCATCCTCGCCGGGCTGACCGCCGCAGAGGAGGAGGTCGCCGCGATCGCCGGGCTGCGCGCCGGGCGGGTCCGGCTGGCCTCCTTCCCGTCCGGCAGCTCCACCCTCGTCCCGTGCGCGGTCGCGGACATGCGCGCCCGGCACCCGGGCACCAAGATCTCGCTGGTCGAGGCCGAGCCGCCGCGCTCGGTGGAGATGCTGCGCGCGGGCGACTGCGACATCACCCTGGCGTTCCGCTACGTGGATCTGCCGACGCCGTCCGAGGAGTCGTGGGACGACCTGGTGGTACGGCCGCTGCTGACCGACCGGCTGGTCGCCGTGGTCCCGCGCGGCCACCGGCTGGCCGGACGCGGTACCGCGGTGCCGATCCGGGAGCTGTCGGGGGAGGAGTGGATCGCGGGCTGCCCGCGCTGCCGCAGGCATCTGGTCGAGATGTGCGAGCGGGCCGGTTTCACCCCGCGGATCGACTTCGCCACCGACGACTACCCGGCCGTGGTCGGCCTGGTCGCGGCGGGTCTCGGGGTGGCCGTACTGCCAGAACTGGCGCTGGAGTCGGTGCGGCCGAAGGGCGTGGCCGTCGTCGAGCTGCGGCCGGCCGTCCAGCGGGAGGTGGTGGCGCTGACGCTGCCGGACCTCGCGCATGTGCCGGCCGTGGACATGATGCTGGGGCGCCTCGCGCGGGCGGGGCTGAAACGCCCGATCGAGTCCTGACCGCCGCCCTGAGCGCACGCCTGACCGCGGCCCTCACCCAGGGGCCGCCCGGCGAAGGGCGCGCCCCGGACACCGGCCGCGGCTGAGGCGGGGCCCGTGTCAGGGGTCCCCGCGGAATCGATTCTTCGGTTGTGGGGGCGGTGCTCAGGGACTCGCCGCGTGTTCCGGACTCATCGGCGTCCGATTTCGCGAGCGTCCCATCATCGCCTCGCGCTCGTCCTCGGTCAGGCCGCCCCAGACGCCGTACGGCTCCCGTACGGCCAGGGCGTGGGTCGCGCACTCGGCGCGGACCGGGCAGCGCGTGCACACCTCCTTGGCGGCGGCTTCGCGCGCGCTGCGAGCGGCACCCCGCTCGCCTTCGGGGTGGAAGAACAGTGAGCTGTCGACACCGCGGCAGGCGGCCACGAGTTGCCAGTCCCAGAGGTCGGCGTTGGGGCCGGGAAGGCGGGAGAAGTCTGCCATTGCTCATCCCCTCGAAGAGTGCGTGACGGCCATGGCGCTCGGTCGTACACGACCGCACATCTGACCGTACATCTACTGTCGTAGTAGATGTAAATATGACTCTTCGCCAATCTAGCGGCGATTACCCCACGGACCAGAAAAGAGCCGCCAAACAGTGCAAACTCCGGCATAACACCCGTTCGGCAGTATCGTCCGTGCCTCGGGTGGTGCTTCGGGATGGCCACCGACCTCGGAAAACCTCAATCACCGCTCGTCTGACCTGCGGCGTGAGCGCTCGGTGCGCGCATGATCACGTAGAGTGTCGATAACCCCGATCCGACTTCGTAACTCTTTCGGGTGAGGGTCGTTGAGTGTGGCGGAAGCGGTTGGCGGAACGAACGATTCGGGCACATGCCCGAGACCGTCAGCCCCAACGGTGAAGATTCGTACTTCGTACAGCCTGGAGGCACAACGTGACGCGGTTCAGCTGCGGAGGGCGGTCATGACTTCCGTCCTCGTCTGCGACGACTCCCCGCTCGCCCGAGAGGCCCTGCGCCGCGCGGTGGCCACCGTGCCCGGCGTCGAGCGCGTAACCACCGCGGCCAACGGCGAGGAAGTCCTCCGCCGCTGGGGTGCCGACCGCTCGGACCTCATCCTGATGGACGTCCGCATGCCCGGCCTCGGCGGGGTGGAGACGGTCCGGCGGCTGCTGTCGGCAGACCCCGGCGCCCGCATCATCATGCTCACCGTCGCCGAGGACCTCGACGGAGTGGCCCTCGCGGTCGCCGCCGGGGCCCGCGGCTATCTGCACAAGGACGCCTCGCGCGCCGAACTGCGGGCGACGGTGACACAGGCGCTGGCCGACCCCACCTGGCGGCTCGCCCCCCGGCGGCTGCGCTCCGCCGAGATGGGGGCCGCGCCCACCCTCACCGCACGCGAGATCCAGGTGCTCGAGGGCATGAGCCACGGGCGGTCCAACGCCGAGATCGGCCGTGAGCTGTTCCTCTCCGAGGACACGGTGAAGACGCACGCCCGGCGGCTGTTCAAGAAGCTCGGCGCGTCGGACCGGGCGCACGCGGTGGCGCTGGGCTTCCGCTGGGGCCTGGTCCGTTAGACCCGGTGCGCACGCCCGGGCGGGCGGTCGCCATCGGTGAAGTCGCCCACGAGTCCCCGGTTTCCCGGGGGAGGACGCATGCTTGACGTATGGACTTCCTCGGGGATCGGCGGGGGCCGCAGATGGTGGACATGACGGAGTCGGCTTCGGCGGCTCATAACGCTTCGGGACAGAAGTACGGCCGCGATGCGGCGGATCGTCCCGCGGCGAGGCACCATGGGTGGATGCGCGACGACGACACCCCCGCCATCGGTGCCCTCGTCCGTCGCGCGGTCGACGGCGACGAACGAGCCACACACGATCTCCTTGCCCATGTCCACCCGCTCGCCGAGCGGTACTGCCGCACCCGGCTGTCCCGGCTGCCGGGTGACGCCAGGCACTTCGTGGACGACCTCGCGCAGGAGGTCTGTCTGGCGGTGCTCTGCGCGCTGCCGCGCTACCGGGATCTCGGTCGGCCGTTCGAGGCGTTCGTCGTCTCCATCGCAGCCCACAAGGTCGCCGACCTCCAGCGGGCCGCCATGCGCGGCCCCGGCAGCACGGCCGTGCCGTCCGACGAGATGCCGGAGAAGCCGGACGACTCGCTCGGTCCCGAGGAGCGGGCGCTGCTCAACAGCGACGCGGCCTGGGCCAAGAAGCTGCTGGACCGGCTGCCGGACCATCTGCGCGAGCTGGTGCTGCTGCGGGTCGCCGTGGGGCTGAGCGCGGAGGAGACCGGGCAGGTGCTCGGGATGTCGCCGGGGGCCGTACGGGTGGCGCAGCACCGGGCGCTCAGCAGGTTGCGGGCCATCGCGGAGGAGAGCACGGCCGGGGCGCCGACGGCTGATCCGCGGGGGCTCAGCGCGTAGGACGGGCGCGGGGGCTCAGCGCGTAGGACCGGCGCGGGGGCTCAGCGGGTAGGAGCGGGCGCCGGGGCGCGGCCCTCTTTTCGCGCGAGCGCCCGTACTTTGCACGCGGGTGCCCGTGCGTGCCGTTGGCTCGCGTTCCCCGGCGCGGGCTGTCCCATCCGGGCGGTCAGGGGAATACCGGTGAAGCCACTACCATTGAACAACTCGCCGGGCAAGACCATTCGGGAAGGTGTCATGACGCTG
It encodes the following:
- a CDS encoding aminotransferase class V-fold PLP-dependent enzyme; translated protein: MDANESLTFATGSGISSAAPRAAAPGTATAAGATAAARAAEAAFREAVRAEYADIAPGYLNTATLGLAPARTIAALRRALDAWADGRPRLDVYEESVAASRAAYARITGVAVERVALAGTVAGGVGLIAAHLPAGAEVLTAEGEFSSVVQPFAARPDLVLRTVPLSRVAEAVRPETALVAVSSVQSADGRPADLPAIRAAARAYGARVLLDATQSAGWLPLRADEYDYVICHGYKWMVSPHGACFLTVREGAEPTLSPAFAGWYAGDDPWESCYGPVDRLAPGARRFDARPAYLPFVGAAASLSLVEELGVAAIHAHDVALAGRLRAGLTELGFTPVPGDSAIVAVPDAPAQAAGRLAEAGVHFSARAGNVRFALHLHNTDEDVARALSALAPLSPL
- a CDS encoding LysR family transcriptional regulator, with protein sequence MIEPRHLRVLRAVARTGSFSAAARELGLTQPAVSQQMKALEHSVGTPLLVRGPREMRLTEAGEALVRHAVGILAGLTAAEEEVAAIAGLRAGRVRLASFPSGSSTLVPCAVADMRARHPGTKISLVEAEPPRSVEMLRAGDCDITLAFRYVDLPTPSEESWDDLVVRPLLTDRLVAVVPRGHRLAGRGTAVPIRELSGEEWIAGCPRCRRHLVEMCERAGFTPRIDFATDDYPAVVGLVAAGLGVAVLPELALESVRPKGVAVVELRPAVQREVVALTLPDLAHVPAVDMMLGRLARAGLKRPIES
- a CDS encoding response regulator transcription factor; amino-acid sequence: MTSVLVCDDSPLAREALRRAVATVPGVERVTTAANGEEVLRRWGADRSDLILMDVRMPGLGGVETVRRLLSADPGARIIMLTVAEDLDGVALAVAAGARGYLHKDASRAELRATVTQALADPTWRLAPRRLRSAEMGAAPTLTAREIQVLEGMSHGRSNAEIGRELFLSEDTVKTHARRLFKKLGASDRAHAVALGFRWGLVR
- a CDS encoding WhiB family transcriptional regulator; the protein is MADFSRLPGPNADLWDWQLVAACRGVDSSLFFHPEGERGAARSAREAAAKEVCTRCPVRAECATHALAVREPYGVWGGLTEDEREAMMGRSRNRTPMSPEHAASP
- a CDS encoding sigma-70 family RNA polymerase sigma factor is translated as MRDDDTPAIGALVRRAVDGDERATHDLLAHVHPLAERYCRTRLSRLPGDARHFVDDLAQEVCLAVLCALPRYRDLGRPFEAFVVSIAAHKVADLQRAAMRGPGSTAVPSDEMPEKPDDSLGPEERALLNSDAAWAKKLLDRLPDHLRELVLLRVAVGLSAEETGQVLGMSPGAVRVAQHRALSRLRAIAEESTAGAPTADPRGLSA